From the Aerosakkonema funiforme FACHB-1375 genome, one window contains:
- a CDS encoding sensor histidine kinase, which produces MSNKFVSAPRLSEGSDRDLSIDSTLCELPLYSFDVPTSCLGTEVARVFDKYPRLPGAILLENGNFAGMISRLRLLEYLIRPHRLELFLHKPLHVLHTYAPSDVLVLSDNTPILAAAPHALRRSPQFLGEPIVVKTEPNTYQLLDIHELNIAYWQIRGIETQVRYERTQAQMIQSEKMASLGRLVDGVAHEILDPVGFIWGNLTHVSMYGDSLMQLVSAYEKYLPELPSEIEELKEDIEFDFLQQDLPRAIDSIKTGAERLKKLVTSLQNFCHIDEVYPKPADLHALLDSIVLLLKSRLSSEIEIVKNYGNLPPVPCFAGQLNQVFMNIITNAVDALLNEAVHQKFAMEFKGKVQDNTARKPRIEIVTKVCSLDSVNRVNEASSRWVSIKIADNGPGLSANAQNQIMESFSIQKRTEKETSLALSYRIVTAKHGGKFLMRSQLGIGTEFEVLLPLI; this is translated from the coding sequence GTGTCAAACAAATTTGTCTCTGCACCGCGCTTATCCGAAGGGAGCGATCGAGACCTCTCTATAGACTCAACCCTCTGCGAACTGCCTCTGTACAGTTTCGATGTACCAACTAGCTGCTTGGGTACAGAAGTCGCCCGCGTTTTTGATAAATATCCCCGATTGCCAGGAGCTATCTTACTGGAGAATGGCAACTTTGCCGGGATGATCTCCCGCCTGCGACTGTTGGAGTACCTGATCCGTCCTCACAGACTGGAACTATTTTTGCACAAACCGCTGCACGTTCTCCACACTTACGCTCCCAGTGATGTTTTAGTTCTGTCGGATAACACACCAATTCTAGCAGCAGCGCCGCACGCACTGCGGCGATCGCCGCAATTTCTGGGAGAACCGATTGTAGTTAAAACAGAACCCAACACTTATCAACTGTTAGATATCCACGAATTAAATATCGCTTATTGGCAAATTCGCGGTATCGAAACTCAGGTACGCTACGAACGCACCCAAGCGCAGATGATTCAAAGCGAGAAAATGGCTAGTTTGGGGCGTTTGGTGGATGGGGTGGCTCACGAAATTTTAGATCCGGTGGGTTTTATTTGGGGAAACTTAACTCATGTATCGATGTATGGAGACAGCTTAATGCAGCTGGTTTCTGCTTACGAAAAATATCTGCCTGAGTTACCAAGCGAAATTGAGGAACTAAAAGAAGACATTGAATTTGATTTTTTACAGCAGGATTTGCCGCGAGCGATCGATAGTATCAAAACCGGAGCCGAACGTTTAAAAAAGCTGGTAACAAGTCTGCAAAACTTCTGTCATATTGATGAAGTTTATCCAAAACCTGCCGATTTGCACGCTTTGCTAGATAGTATTGTGTTGCTGCTCAAAAGCCGTCTTAGTAGTGAAATTGAAATTGTCAAAAATTACGGTAATTTACCGCCTGTACCTTGCTTTGCTGGGCAACTTAACCAGGTGTTTATGAATATTATTACTAATGCTGTTGATGCTTTGCTTAACGAGGCGGTTCACCAAAAGTTTGCGATGGAATTTAAAGGGAAAGTGCAAGATAATACCGCTCGCAAGCCTCGAATTGAAATTGTAACTAAAGTTTGTTCTCTGGATTCGGTAAATCGTGTAAATGAAGCTTCATCCCGCTGGGTTTCGATTAAAATTGCCGATAATGGCCCCGGTTTATCTGCTAACGCCCAAAACCAGATTATGGAATCTTTCTCGATCCAAAAGCGTACTGAGAAAGAAACAAGTTTGGCTCTGAGCTATCGAATTGTGACAGCCAAACATGGAGGTAAATTTTTGATGCGATCGCAGCTCGGAATCGGCACGGAATTTGAAGTTCTATTGCCTTTAATTTGA
- a CDS encoding sensor domain-containing diguanylate cyclase, with product MGKQSAEMQQNQAYWLNSLLNAVFELCIVKDGEGRWLIANESALKLFGLEGLDYRGKTDVELADRSQLYREIFFNNAQPYEGDSWEESIRYSWKDIVISDGTTKTFEVKKVPICNPDGSPGAIGVVWRDITERVGVAKKTLQMEKYCCHLEKSVGNDTGEFIEIDRQVQIEVSELQRLEEKLRQSEQRYNAIVEDSTEQIVRFTPDGTITFVNEAYCRYFGKQHQEIIGTQFIEFLLKEDVEEFLHQIASLNRANPVTAIAHRSPNANGEICWLQWKYRAIFDERDSLVEFQFVGRDITQCQQTEKALNEGEEKYKILFDTFPLGISITDKTGNIIEANAASEKILGLSKAEHKLRKFNSEAWQIIRPDGIPMPPAEFASVRALTENKKIENVEMGILKEGGEISWISVTAAPIPLKNYGVAIGYIDITDRKQMEKKLLKSEERFRNLVNSAPLLLWTSSTDGNCDFLNQSWLDFTGRTMEEEIGNGWMEGVHPEDFQLCWNTYFSAFALRQNFEIEYRLRRADGEYRWILDKGVPRFDSDGTFIGYIGSCVDITATKQAQEDLIKSEQKLSLHIQQTPLAVIEWNVNFEIVEWNPAAEAIFGYSKSETIGSSGNFIIPANAKDRVNGEIEQLLVSRGGIRTTKENLTKDGRIIVCEWYSTPLIAPDGNVIGIACLVQDITERVRSEEALRETEAFLNLIVENIPNTIFVKDAENLKFVRLNKAGEELLGYSREELIGKSDYDFFPPEEVDFFRAKDLQLLAQKQLVDIPEECIHTKNKGIRILHTKKLAILDESGKPLYLLGISEDITDRKQAQAALRESEQRLSAIAANIPGCVFRSVLDADGRMNLVFISAGVYELTGLNAQQVLEHPKLLQELVHPDDRTKFQESIAASIVSFQPLFQQYRIVTRSGQIKWIQDSVRFSKDSNGDVLVDGITLDITERMQAQEALRESEERFRQMTENSKEVFWICTADARQILYISPAYEKIWGRTCQSLYEQPLSWIDGIHPDDRELVVRGMNERMNAWDEGRHSHEFRIVRPDGSICWINTRCFAIRDRSGQIYRLAGISEDITERKLVEEAIRQQADRERVVATITQRIRGTLNLEEILNTAVLEVQQLLSCDRVVIYRIWPEGTGSVVTEAVVSHCEAILGRTFPEEVFPQSYHQLYRRGRVRAIPDIENAYVATCLADFVKEFGVKAKLVVPLINGEELWGLLIAHQCTCVREWQQFEINLLQQLATQLAIAIQQASLFEKLAAANKELHRLACLDGLTQVANRRGFDEYLHREWRRLHREQLPLALILCDIDFFKQYNDTYGHQAGDDCLKQVANAIKQAVRRPADLVARYGGEEFAVILPNTKAEGALVVAEEIRDRVRSQQIPHANSRISPYVTISLGIAVTVPTLQTSAERLIHVADLGLYEAKYRGRDRAILKTWR from the coding sequence ATGGGCAAACAGAGCGCAGAAATGCAGCAAAATCAAGCATACTGGCTTAATTCCTTGTTAAATGCCGTTTTCGAGCTTTGTATCGTCAAGGATGGCGAGGGCAGGTGGCTAATTGCCAATGAATCGGCACTGAAATTATTTGGGTTGGAAGGGTTAGACTACCGAGGGAAAACAGACGTTGAGCTAGCCGATCGCAGCCAATTATATCGCGAAATATTTTTTAACAATGCCCAGCCATATGAAGGAGATAGTTGGGAAGAAAGCATCCGCTATAGTTGGAAAGATATTGTCATCTCCGACGGTACAACTAAAACTTTTGAAGTAAAAAAAGTGCCTATTTGCAATCCGGATGGCAGTCCTGGGGCAATAGGTGTAGTTTGGCGCGATATTACCGAACGTGTAGGGGTGGCTAAAAAAACTCTCCAAATGGAGAAATACTGCTGCCATCTAGAGAAATCGGTAGGAAACGACACCGGCGAATTCATAGAAATCGATCGACAAGTGCAAATCGAGGTAAGCGAACTGCAAAGATTAGAGGAAAAACTGCGTCAGAGCGAGCAGCGCTACAATGCGATCGTTGAAGATAGCACGGAACAAATTGTGCGATTTACACCAGATGGAACTATTACTTTCGTCAACGAAGCTTACTGTCGCTACTTTGGTAAGCAGCACCAAGAGATAATCGGGACTCAGTTTATAGAATTCCTTTTAAAGGAGGACGTAGAAGAATTCCTTCATCAGATTGCTTCTCTAAACCGAGCCAATCCGGTGACAGCGATCGCACACCGAAGTCCGAACGCAAACGGCGAAATATGTTGGCTGCAATGGAAATACAGAGCCATATTTGATGAACGAGATTCTCTGGTAGAATTTCAGTTTGTCGGACGGGATATTACTCAGTGCCAACAGACGGAAAAAGCCTTAAATGAAGGCGAAGAAAAGTACAAAATATTGTTTGATACATTCCCGTTGGGTATTTCAATAACAGATAAAACGGGAAATATAATAGAAGCTAATGCAGCATCTGAAAAAATTTTAGGATTATCGAAAGCAGAACATAAGCTGCGAAAATTTAATAGCGAAGCATGGCAGATTATTCGTCCGGATGGGATACCAATGCCACCAGCCGAATTTGCCAGCGTGCGAGCGTTAACAGAAAATAAAAAAATTGAAAATGTAGAAATGGGGATTTTGAAAGAAGGTGGCGAGATTAGCTGGATTAGCGTGACTGCGGCTCCGATTCCTCTGAAAAATTACGGTGTTGCTATAGGCTACATTGATATAACCGATCGCAAGCAGATGGAAAAAAAGTTGCTCAAAAGTGAAGAGCGCTTTCGCAACTTAGTAAATAGTGCGCCTTTGTTGCTGTGGACGAGCAGCACAGATGGAAATTGTGACTTTTTGAATCAAAGTTGGCTGGATTTTACCGGACGCACTATGGAGGAAGAAATAGGCAATGGTTGGATGGAAGGCGTGCATCCAGAAGATTTTCAACTTTGCTGGAATACGTACTTTTCCGCTTTTGCACTTCGCCAGAACTTTGAGATCGAGTACCGCCTCAGACGAGCGGATGGGGAATACCGTTGGATCTTAGATAAAGGCGTTCCCCGTTTCGATTCGGATGGCACTTTTATTGGTTATATCGGGTCCTGTGTTGATATTACTGCTACCAAACAGGCGCAAGAAGATTTGATTAAATCCGAACAAAAACTTTCGCTTCACATACAGCAAACTCCCCTAGCTGTAATTGAGTGGAACGTTAATTTTGAAATTGTGGAATGGAATCCCGCCGCCGAAGCAATTTTTGGTTATAGCAAAAGTGAAACGATCGGTTCTTCGGGCAATTTCATTATACCCGCAAATGCAAAAGATCGGGTTAACGGCGAGATCGAGCAACTGCTTGTCAGTCGAGGAGGCATTCGCACCACCAAAGAGAATCTGACTAAAGATGGCAGAATTATCGTTTGCGAGTGGTACAGCACGCCGTTAATCGCTCCAGATGGCAATGTCATCGGTATTGCTTGCTTAGTTCAAGATATAACCGAGCGCGTGCGATCGGAAGAAGCGCTACGGGAGACGGAAGCGTTTCTTAACTTGATTGTGGAAAATATTCCCAACACGATCTTTGTCAAGGATGCTGAAAATTTGAAATTTGTGCGTCTTAACAAAGCGGGTGAGGAACTGCTCGGTTATTCCAGAGAAGAGCTGATCGGCAAAAGCGACTATGACTTTTTCCCACCAGAAGAAGTAGATTTCTTCCGAGCAAAAGATCTCCAATTATTGGCACAAAAGCAGCTTGTGGATATTCCAGAAGAATGTATCCACACAAAAAACAAGGGGATCAGAATACTGCACACGAAGAAGTTAGCAATTCTCGACGAATCGGGAAAACCGCTGTATTTATTAGGTATTTCGGAAGACATTACCGATCGCAAGCAAGCACAAGCAGCATTGCGCGAAAGCGAACAGCGTTTATCTGCGATCGCTGCCAATATTCCAGGTTGCGTTTTTCGCTCCGTTTTGGATGCGGACGGCAGGATGAATTTAGTTTTTATTAGTGCGGGAGTGTACGAACTTACCGGTCTGAATGCCCAGCAAGTGTTAGAGCATCCAAAACTATTACAGGAACTCGTTCATCCAGACGATCGTACAAAATTTCAAGAGTCGATCGCAGCTTCAATAGTAAGCTTTCAGCCTTTATTTCAACAGTACCGGATCGTTACCCGATCGGGCCAAATCAAGTGGATTCAAGATAGCGTCCGCTTTTCTAAGGACAGCAATGGCGATGTGCTTGTGGATGGCATAACTCTGGACATTACCGAGCGAATGCAAGCACAAGAGGCGCTGCGGGAGTCGGAAGAGCGATTTCGGCAAATGACGGAGAACAGCAAGGAAGTTTTTTGGATATGCACAGCTGATGCTCGTCAGATTCTTTACATAAGTCCCGCTTACGAAAAAATATGGGGTCGCACCTGCCAAAGTTTGTACGAACAACCGCTGTCATGGATCGATGGTATCCATCCAGACGATCGAGAACTTGTAGTCAGAGGTATGAACGAACGAATGAATGCCTGGGATGAGGGTCGGCACAGTCATGAGTTTCGCATTGTGCGTCCTGACGGTTCAATTTGCTGGATAAACACTCGCTGTTTTGCCATTCGCGATCGTTCTGGACAAATTTACCGTTTAGCTGGCATTTCAGAAGATATCACCGAGCGTAAATTGGTAGAAGAAGCCATTCGACAGCAGGCGGATCGCGAGCGAGTAGTTGCGACGATAACTCAACGCATTCGCGGCACGCTCAATCTGGAGGAAATTCTCAATACTGCTGTTTTGGAAGTGCAGCAATTACTTTCGTGCGATCGAGTTGTTATCTATCGCATATGGCCGGAGGGAACGGGGAGCGTGGTGACAGAAGCAGTCGTTTCCCATTGTGAAGCGATTTTGGGCAGAACTTTTCCCGAAGAAGTCTTTCCCCAAAGTTACCATCAGCTGTACAGACGGGGAAGGGTACGCGCTATTCCAGATATAGAAAATGCCTATGTAGCAACTTGTTTGGCTGACTTTGTAAAAGAATTCGGAGTTAAAGCTAAACTGGTTGTGCCTTTGATTAATGGGGAAGAACTCTGGGGGCTTTTGATTGCCCATCAATGCACTTGTGTGCGTGAATGGCAACAGTTTGAAATTAATTTGTTGCAGCAATTGGCTACTCAGTTGGCGATCGCTATTCAACAAGCTTCTCTATTTGAAAAACTGGCAGCGGCAAACAAAGAGCTACACCGTTTAGCTTGTTTGGATGGCTTAACTCAAGTGGCGAATCGTCGAGGCTTTGACGAATATCTGCATCGCGAGTGGCGTCGGCTTCACCGCGAGCAATTACCCTTAGCTTTGATTCTGTGCGATATTGACTTTTTCAAACAATACAACGATACCTACGGTCATCAAGCGGGAGATGATTGTTTGAAGCAGGTTGCTAACGCTATTAAGCAGGCTGTACGCCGTCCTGCGGATTTGGTGGCGCGGTACGGTGGCGAAGAATTTGCCGTGATTCTGCCAAATACTAAAGCTGAAGGGGCGCTTGTAGTGGCAGAAGAAATTCGCGATCGAGTGCGATCGCAACAAATTCCCCATGCCAATTCTAGAATCAGTCCCTATGTCACTATAAGTTTAGGTATTGCTGTTACGGTTCCGACGCTGCAAACTTCTGCCGAACGGCTGATTCATGTTGCCGATTTAGGGCTTTATGAGGCAAAATACCGAGGACGCGATCGAGCTATCTTGAAAACTTGGCGCTGA
- a CDS encoding diguanylate cyclase: protein MTQGQSFPSKANILVVDDTAENLTLLNQILSNQGYKVRVAPNGKLALKSVLSSPPDLILLDIRMPDMDGYEVCRHLKEDWRTRDIPVIFISAMDAAIDKVNAFTVGGVDYVTKPFEAIEVLARIENQLRSRHFQLELQAQNAQLQFLLTTTQAINSAADVEEALEVILANVCQTIGWDFGEAWMPNAEATTLECRRCWDVSHVHFDKFQHQSETFCFGPGEGLLGRVWQTQKWEWIANISCENHQVFHRAAIASATGIKGALAIPIVFESEVLAVLVFLQKQEIKPDDRSLSLVKAVASQLGSMIQRKKAEAALVQANLELERLANLDGLTQLANRRRFDEYLFQEWQRGAREKQPLSLILLDVDYFKFYNDRYGHQSGDDCLRQIALAARLAAKRPADLVARYGGEEFAAILPNTEAHGALKVAQAMRDRVHQLQLPHPCSQVNNCVTVSLGVASAIPTPDDVPTTLITNADKALYEAKNQGRDRIVLKLGLGRRD, encoded by the coding sequence ATGACTCAGGGGCAGTCTTTCCCGTCCAAAGCGAACATCTTAGTTGTAGACGATACAGCGGAAAATTTGACTTTATTAAATCAAATTTTGTCAAATCAAGGCTATAAAGTGCGGGTAGCTCCTAATGGCAAATTGGCTCTCAAATCTGTACTCTCAAGTCCTCCCGATCTGATCCTTCTGGATATCAGAATGCCAGATATGGACGGTTACGAAGTTTGTCGGCATCTCAAAGAGGATTGGCGAACGCGGGATATCCCGGTAATCTTTATCAGCGCTATGGATGCAGCCATAGATAAGGTGAATGCTTTTACGGTGGGTGGAGTGGATTATGTGACAAAACCATTTGAGGCGATCGAAGTTTTGGCGCGGATTGAAAATCAATTGCGCTCGCGTCATTTTCAGTTAGAATTGCAAGCTCAAAATGCCCAGTTGCAGTTTTTATTGACGACAACTCAAGCGATTAACTCTGCTGCCGATGTAGAAGAAGCATTAGAAGTAATTTTGGCAAACGTTTGTCAGACTATCGGTTGGGATTTTGGGGAAGCTTGGATGCCTAATGCAGAAGCAACTACACTTGAATGTCGTCGCTGTTGGGATGTTAGCCATGTCCATTTCGATAAATTTCAACACCAAAGCGAGACGTTTTGCTTTGGTCCCGGTGAGGGTTTGCTGGGAAGGGTTTGGCAAACTCAAAAGTGGGAATGGATTGCCAATATCTCGTGCGAGAACCATCAGGTTTTTCATCGTGCGGCAATCGCCTCAGCAACAGGAATTAAAGGTGCCTTAGCAATTCCTATTGTATTCGAGTCAGAAGTACTAGCAGTTTTGGTGTTTCTGCAAAAACAGGAAATAAAACCTGACGATCGATCTCTCTCTCTTGTCAAGGCAGTTGCCAGCCAATTGGGGTCGATGATTCAGCGCAAAAAAGCAGAAGCTGCGCTTGTACAAGCGAATTTGGAATTAGAACGCCTTGCCAACTTAGACGGCTTAACCCAACTTGCGAATCGGCGTCGTTTTGATGAATATTTATTTCAAGAATGGCAGCGGGGCGCACGGGAAAAACAGCCTTTATCTTTAATATTATTAGATGTCGATTATTTCAAATTTTATAACGATCGCTACGGACATCAATCTGGCGATGATTGCCTGCGACAGATCGCACTAGCGGCAAGGCTTGCAGCCAAGCGTCCGGCGGATTTGGTCGCTCGTTACGGAGGCGAAGAGTTTGCCGCTATTTTGCCCAATACGGAGGCTCATGGAGCTTTGAAAGTGGCTCAGGCTATGCGCGATCGAGTTCATCAACTGCAATTGCCCCACCCTTGCTCCCAAGTAAACAACTGCGTTACGGTCAGTTTGGGAGTTGCTAGTGCAATTCCCACTCCAGATGATGTGCCAACAACACTAATTACCAATGCGGACAAGGCACTTTACGAAGCAAAAAACCAAGGACGCGATCGCATAGTTTTGAAGTTAGGACTAGGGCGTCGGGACTAG
- a CDS encoding adenylate/guanylate cyclase domain-containing protein, translating to MSATQGLAPKANILVVDDTPGNIKLLTQILSNHGYKVRVSPSGKLALQSSQSNPPDLILLDVNMPEMDGYEVCQNLKESEQTRDIPVIFISALDEAINKVKAFGAGGVDYITKPFEPSEVLARIENQLRLRELQLQLIEQNELLQKHLEARRQTELEIRLLLVTTQAINRHNDIHSALQAVLHLVCITIQWDYGEAWIPSENRSVLECSQGWYSNDPKFLEFRNQSSTVTYAANVGFQGKIWADKQPQWSEDISFAKNLFFLDSQMRDAGLTSAFGVPILLENEVLAIIVFYNKKFTPKNARVIDLVTAVAAQLGSLIQRKKTEEILRITQERYRSIVENAVEGIYQSTPNGRYLSANLALARTYGYDSAEELMTSLQNIEQQLYVDPRRRHDFLAEMEKNHAVLGFEAQVYRKDGKIIWISENARAVRDSKEKLLYYEGTVSDITARKIAEEKTEKLLLNILPKPVADRLQQNQQVIADSFADASVLFADLVGFTNLASQKNPTEIIQLLNQIFSEFDQLSKQHGLEKIKTIGDAYMVVGGVPIPGADRVEAIAEMALDMHAAIVKFNTETRENLRLRIGINIGPVVGGVIGLTKFIYDLWGDTVNVASRMESTGVPGETQVTAAVYDRLKAKFLFQERGTIQIKGKGEMTTYFLTGRK from the coding sequence ATGAGCGCAACCCAAGGTCTTGCACCTAAAGCAAATATTTTGGTTGTAGACGATACACCAGGAAACATCAAGTTATTAACTCAAATTTTATCCAATCATGGATATAAAGTGCGCGTTTCTCCAAGTGGCAAACTGGCGCTACAATCTTCTCAGTCAAATCCCCCCGATCTGATTTTGCTCGATGTCAATATGCCAGAAATGGATGGTTATGAAGTTTGCCAAAATCTCAAAGAGTCTGAGCAAACTCGCGATATTCCAGTTATTTTTATCAGCGCTTTAGACGAAGCCATTAATAAAGTTAAAGCTTTCGGAGCCGGTGGAGTTGACTATATTACCAAGCCATTTGAGCCTTCAGAAGTTTTAGCGCGGATCGAAAATCAACTTCGCCTTCGCGAACTTCAACTGCAACTGATAGAGCAGAATGAACTACTGCAAAAGCATCTGGAAGCACGCCGACAAACAGAATTGGAAATTCGTTTATTACTGGTAACAACTCAAGCAATTAATCGCCATAATGATATTCACTCTGCTTTACAAGCTGTCTTGCATTTAGTCTGCATAACAATTCAATGGGACTATGGAGAAGCTTGGATTCCCAGCGAAAATAGAAGCGTTTTAGAATGCAGTCAAGGTTGGTACAGTAACGATCCCAAATTTTTAGAATTTAGGAACCAAAGTTCAACGGTTACTTATGCTGCAAACGTTGGATTTCAAGGCAAAATTTGGGCTGACAAGCAACCGCAGTGGAGCGAAGATATTTCATTTGCAAAAAATTTATTTTTTTTGGATTCGCAAATGCGTGATGCGGGCTTAACATCTGCATTTGGTGTTCCCATATTGCTAGAAAATGAAGTATTAGCAATTATTGTTTTTTACAACAAAAAGTTTACGCCTAAAAATGCACGAGTAATCGATTTGGTTACCGCTGTGGCGGCTCAGTTAGGTTCTCTAATTCAGCGGAAAAAAACTGAAGAAATCCTGCGAATTACTCAAGAGCGCTATCGCAGTATTGTGGAAAATGCCGTAGAGGGTATCTATCAAAGTACACCAAACGGACGTTACCTAAGTGCTAATCTAGCGCTGGCAAGGACTTATGGGTATGATTCAGCGGAAGAGTTAATGACAAGTTTGCAAAATATCGAACAGCAGCTTTATGTCGATCCTCGCCGTCGCCACGATTTTTTGGCGGAAATGGAAAAAAATCATGCTGTACTTGGATTTGAGGCGCAAGTTTACCGGAAGGATGGCAAAATTATTTGGATTTCGGAAAATGCGCGTGCGGTGCGAGATTCTAAGGAAAAGTTACTTTACTACGAAGGGACAGTTTCTGATATCACTGCCCGCAAAATAGCTGAGGAGAAAACAGAAAAGCTACTATTGAATATATTGCCAAAGCCTGTTGCCGATCGCTTGCAACAAAATCAGCAGGTGATTGCAGATAGCTTTGCTGATGCGAGCGTTTTATTTGCGGATTTAGTAGGATTTACAAATTTGGCATCGCAAAAAAATCCTACGGAGATTATACAACTCCTGAATCAGATTTTTAGCGAATTTGACCAATTATCCAAACAACACGGTTTGGAAAAGATTAAAACCATTGGTGATGCTTACATGGTAGTCGGCGGGGTGCCAATTCCAGGTGCCGATCGCGTTGAGGCGATCGCGGAAATGGCACTGGATATGCACGCGGCTATTGTCAAATTTAATACCGAAACACGCGAAAATTTACGCCTCCGTATCGGTATTAATATTGGCCCCGTAGTCGGTGGGGTAATCGGTTTAACCAAATTCATCTACGATTTGTGGGGAGATACCGTCAACGTCGCTTCTCGTATGGAGTCAACGGGCGTCCCAGGTGAAACGCAGGTCACAGCAGCAGTTTACGATCGCCTCAAAGCAAAATTTCTTTTTCAAGAAAGAGGTACGATACAAATTAAAGGTAAGGGCGAGATGACGACTTATTTTCTGACAGGCAGGAAATAA